One window from the genome of Vicugna pacos chromosome 21, VicPac4, whole genome shotgun sequence encodes:
- the LOC102538805 gene encoding olfactory receptor 6N2-like has protein sequence MDHVNHTGTQSFILAGFTTSGTLRPLAFLGTLCVYLLTLAGNLFIIVLVRADSGLSTPMYFFISVLSFLELWYVSTTVPTLLHTLLHGHLPISSAVCFVQLYVFHSLGMTECYLLGVMALDRYLAICRPLHYHALMSRQVRLRLAGATWVAGFSAALVPPSLIATLPFCLTEVAHYFCDLAPLMRLVCVDTSWHHQVHGAVIGVATGCNFVLILGLYGGILRAVLKLPSAASRAKAFSTCSSHVTVVALFYASAFTVYVGFPGSRPEGADKHVALVYALLTPFLNPIIYALRNKEVKEAIKRISVRIRTILREP, from the coding sequence ATGGATCATGTCAATCACACGGGGACCCAGAGTTTCATCCTTGCGGGTTTCACTACCTCTGGAACCCTGCGACCTCTTGCTTTCTTGGGGACACTGTGCGTCTATCTCCTCACCCTGGCAGGCAACTTGTTCATCATTGTCCTGGTGCGGGCAGATTCGGGACTGTCCACGCCCATGTACTTCTTCATCAGTGTCCTCTCCTTCCTGGAACTCTGGTACGTCAGCACCACCGTGCCCACGCTTCTGCACACCTTGCTCCATGGGCACTTGCCCATCTCATCGGCCGTGTGCTTTGTCCAGCTCTATGTCTTCCATTCCTTGGGCATGACTGAGTGCTACCTGTTGGGTGTCATGGCGCTGGACCGCTACCTTGCCATCTGTCGCCCACTCCACTACCATGCGCTCATGAGCAGGCAGGTACGGTTACGGCTGGCAGGGGCCACTTGGGTGGCTGGCTTCTCAGCTGCACTTGTGCCACCCAGCCTCATAGCCACTCTGCCCTTCTGTTTGACAGAGGTGGCTCATTACTTTTGTGACCTGGCACCACTAATGAGATTGGTGTGTGTGGACACAAGCTGGCATCATCAGGTCCATGGGGCAGTGATTGGTGTGGCCACTGGGTGCAACTTTGTGCTCATTTTAGGACTGTATGGGGGCATCCTGAGAGCTGTGCTGAAGCTGCCCTCAGCTGCCAGCCGTGCCaaggccttctccacctgctcctcccacgTGACTGTGGTGGCACTGTTTTATGCGTCTGCCTTCACAGTTTATGTGGGCTTCCCTGGGAGTCGCCCTGAGGGCGCAGACAAGCATGTTGCCTTAGTGTATGCCCTTCTCACTCCTTTCCTCAACCCCATCATCTATGCCCTTCGCaacaaggaggtgaaggaggccATAAAGAGGATCAGTGTCAGGATCAGGACTATTCTGAGGGAACCCTGA